The Pararhizobium sp. IMCC21322 sequence GCATTTGGTGATAACCTTGTTTTGCGGGGGCTTAGCCTGGATTTGCCTGCGGGAAGCGTGACAGCTTTGATGGGGGCCAATGGTGCTGGCAAGTCGACACTGGTCAAAATCCTGTCCGGTGTACATGCAAGCGATGCAGGCAATGTGAGTCTTGCAGGTCAGAACTTTGTTCCGTCCAGCCCTTCAGATGCGATACGAAAAGGCGTTGTGACCGTCCATCAGGCCATTAATGATGGTGTCATTCCGGATCTGGATGTCGCATCGAACCTCATGATTGACAGACTTGCGGAACCCAATTTCGGTTTTTTCCTGAAACGAAAACAGCTTTTCAAAGATGCGCAGGAAATAGCGGATCGCATGGGCATCGATGTTGATGTGCGTCAGCCTGTTGCGCAGTTGGGCGTGGCTGACAGACAGTTGATCGCCATTGCACGCGCCATGTCACACCAGCCGTCACTTCTGATATTGGATGAGCCGACGTCCTCACTGTCCGCGGTTGAGGCAGAGCGTCTGTTTGAACTCATCGAAACCTTCAAAGAGCGGGGTGTTGCCGTTCTCTATATTTCGCACCGCATGTCGGACATAAGACGCATTGCAGATCGCATTGTCTCCATGCGTGATGGTGAAATTTCTGGCCTCTTTGAAGATACACCACTGGACTATGAGGGCGCAGTCAACGCCATGCTTGGTCATCACATGACCGATGTGAATATTGAAATTCCGCCGCAAGGTGACGCCATTGCCGAATTGACGCAAATGCGGTTGAAGCCGGATAGCAAGCCGTTTGATCTGACACTGCATGACAATGAGATTGTTGCCATCACAGGTCTTTTGGGCAGCGGCAAAACTGATCTTGCGCAGGCGCTGTTTGGGCTCAGGGCACCCAGCTCCGGTTCCATAAAACTGGATGGCAGGGCCTACGCTCCCACCAGCCCCGGAAATGCAATCGCGAGCGGCGTGTTCATGTCAACAAAAGACCGGGCGACAAATGCCGTCGT is a genomic window containing:
- a CDS encoding sugar ABC transporter ATP-binding protein, which gives rise to MTDCLCQISGLQKAFGDNLVLRGLSLDLPAGSVTALMGANGAGKSTLVKILSGVHASDAGNVSLAGQNFVPSSPSDAIRKGVVTVHQAINDGVIPDLDVASNLMIDRLAEPNFGFFLKRKQLFKDAQEIADRMGIDVDVRQPVAQLGVADRQLIAIARAMSHQPSLLILDEPTSSLSAVEAERLFELIETFKERGVAVLYISHRMSDIRRIADRIVSMRDGEISGLFEDTPLDYEGAVNAMLGHHMTDVNIEIPPQGDAIAELTQMRLKPDSKPFDLTLHDNEIVAITGLLGSGKTDLAQALFGLRAPSSGSIKLDGRAYAPTSPGNAIASGVFMSTKDRATNAVVADFNITRNISVPFLQQFSSFSFLSRNAERDTARDMIEALSIVCQSETDGINTLSGGNQQKVMLARWLIDKCRLLLLDEPFQGVDIRSRHDIGEKVRQTAKGRATLVFVSELDEALEIADRIIVMHEHSIIAEFVNRDVDLNEILTAVTGTAQKQPEHEAA